CCTGGCATTCAGATTAATTAAAAATCTTCCTTCCAACCGTTGATAAAACCGTTGAATGCGTTTAGAGAATAAGAATAATACAATGATGGTTATTGAAACGGCGATCAGGATAGCTACAGTACCCGAGAAAAGCTGGTTTACCCAAAAGGCAATGATCAATACCCCTATTATATTTCTTGAAATCTCTAATATTAATAGAGGGCCATGACTATATTGCCTGTCGAGCCATAATTCTTTATAACTCATATTATTCGGACCTTTAGTCATAAGCGCCCATAAAAATGGAGTAGCAACTAAAAGTGAGACAGCAAGAGTAACGATATTCAAGGTATTGTCTTCAGCAATATATCCGTTAAGGAAAGGCTGAAGAAATTTCAACGACAGCAGCATGAGAGCCAATAAGATGATGCCATTTGTAATGACTATACTTAAATAGGATTTCGATACCTTTTTCCAGTTGCTTTCTGCCTGTATCTTTTGTGTGCTGGTAGAATAATTACTTAAACGGGATTCCCATTTACCGGGTAGTATCCGAACCAGGAAATTATAAAAAGTGGGCGAGAACTTGATCATGTAAGGAGTAGTAAATGTGGTAATGGCTGATGCTCCTACTGCTACCGGGAAAACAAAACTGCTGGTGACCCCTAAAGAGAGCCCCAAAGCAGCAACGATAAATGCAAACTCCCCTATTTGTGCCATACTCATTCCTACCTGAACAGATTGCCTTAAAGGCTGGCCCGATAACAGGGCTCCAAGGGTTGTGCTAAAGCATTTGCCGAGCAATGTCAATAATGTAACCCACAGAATAGGCCAGCGATATTCAACCATAGCTGCCGGGTCGATCAGCATTCCTACAGAGACAAAAAAGACAGCACCGAAAAGATCTTTAACGGGCTTTATTAAATGCTCTACCTTCTCAGCCTTTGTTGTCTCGGCCAGGATCGACCCCATGATGAAGGCTCCCAGTTCGGCCGAAAAACCTACTTGCGTTGCTACCACGACCATCCCCAGACAAAGCCCGATAGAAAGGATCAGCAGGGTTTCCTCATCGAGCAGCGCCTTTGCTTTCTTTAAAAAAGTAGGAAGTAAAAAAATACCGGTAATGAACCATAATAGCAGGAAAAACAACAGTTTGCCGACCATAAATAACATTTCTGTTCCTTCAAACTGGTTGGTAACTGCCACAGTAGATAAAAGCACCATAAGTAGAATGACCACTATATCTTCGACCACTAATACGCCAAACACGATACGCGCATATTGCTTGGTTTTTACACCCAGTTCATCAAACGCTTTAATGATAATCGTAGTAGAAGAACTTGCCAGCATACCGCCCAAAAACAGGCTGTCCATGGTAGTCCATCCCATTGCTTTCCCGACAAAGTATCCGGTAACCGTTATAAAAATAATTTCAACAAATGCCGTTATAGAAGCTGCCCCGCCTACCCTCATCAGCTTCTTAAAACTAAACTCAAGTCCGAGACTAAATAACAGAAAGATAACACCAATTTCTGCCAGCGTTTCTACATTCTCTGTGTCAGCAACTGTTGGTGTTAACGATAAATGAGGACCTACAATAAAACCCGCTATAATATAGCCCAATACTAATGGCTGCTTTATTCTTCTGAACAACAAGGTGGTAATTGCTGCAGCCACCAGAATTAATGCTAAATCTTCTATGAGTTTCGGTAAATGCCCCATTCTTTATATTTATATAGATTTTGAAGTAAAACAAAGATAACCCTTGGGTAGTGAACTGAAGACCATCAGGATTTCCGCAACTATTCCCTATATAAAACGACAATTCTATCAAACCAATACAAAGGTGAATTGTAAAAAACAAGTTACGTAAAATAATTACTCTTCAGCTCGCTGCCGAGATATAATATGCATTTTTTCGCTACCTTTCGTCTGCAGGCTTTAATATTGTTCTGTCTACGTAAAATGTTCCAAATGGAATTATACAAGCCAAAAGTACTTTCCATGTTGTTTGCCTGAATTCCCATTTCTCCTCTATACCGACACTCGTCGTTTCGAATATGAACCATAAGAAAAGGGCTCCATGCAGCGGACCTAGGGTTTTAACAACAGAGGGATCGTGTGCTAAATATTTGATGGGCACTGCAACAAAGATCAGGATTAAAAGGGATATTCCTTCAAGATAGCCAAGCAGACGCAACCGTCCAAGCCTGGTTTTAAATAAATGCTTCATAAAACTTACTTATTAATTTATTCTGTGTTTTGACTATTTCGGGAGAGACGTTTACCCACTTTCCGGTATGGGTTATTAAAATCTCCGTATTAACGGGCGTGATACATATTCATAAAACGGCCATGGAATAGCAAGCAGGATAACGATCAAACCGGCAGTAAACCATCTTAGCATGGTGCGATATTTTTCGGCGTCCGTAGTCATCCTTTTAGCCTTAGCCGACCCGATCGTTATAAAAACCACGGCGATGAACATTAGCGAAATATGCAGGTATCGAAAGAAAATACCGTCATTGATCATCGCCTTACCGCTATCTAATACAGCATATTTAACTACAGGACTTTGAAAATATATTGTTATTCCTATCATCAATTGAATATGAGCAATAGTTGCCGTCCAGTGCCTGACCGTGTTTACCAGCGGGCTGAACATTCTTTTTGAGACCAGGCCGTTAAGTCCCATATACAGGGATAGCAGCAGGCTAAATAACACGAACCATCGAATGAGGGAATGGAAAGAAAGCAATAGATAATACATAAGATACTAGTTGGTATGTTTTTAATGAAATTTTTTAGTTTAGAGTGTCCAGATATTTTTTAAATTCCTTAAGAAACTGATTGTAAGAGCCCCTTCCAAATACCTTTCCCATGTTTCGTATGCCGCCATAGGTCGATGTAATATACATGGAGATTGCCTTAGGGTTATGTTGAGCACTGATATCGCCGGCAGCCTGAGCTTTGATCAATGCCTCTTCAATAGCTTTTTGCCATCTTACAACGAGCTGAGAAAGCGCCTTTCGAAACGTCTCATTTAGCGGCGCCATTTCCTCAATGAGATTTACCGCCGGACAGCCGAATTCAACTTTGAAAGAAGGTGCTTTAAGCAAAAGACTCTTCATCATCTCATAAATATTCTTTCGTACGTCGCCAGGTCTTTCCAGGAATCGAAGCATAAAAGGAATCATCGACGGATACATAATCTCGTTAATGATAGACAGTCCCATTTCTTCCTTATTTTTGAAATGATAAAAAAAAGCGCCTTTGGTTACGTGAGTCGTGGCAATAATATCGTCAATGCTCGTCGCCTGAAATCCTTTCCTATAAATGAGATCAAAGGCAGCTTGTAAAATGTTAAGACGGGTTGCACTTGCTTTCGACATAAGATACCACTTAGTATGTTTTGCAAACATACTGTTTCTTTTAATTACTCCCCCGACAACTGTAACATTTTACACTTTATTGATAGTCCGTTTACTCCATTAAGTCCCGCTTCACCGCTATACAGCGGTGCCTTCCCATTTTGGCATCCGAGCGAAGACTTACATATACAGTAGGTTTATCTTATTTTCAGTACGTCAGCACATTGCTATTGAAGAGGTAAGTTTACATTGTGCCGTGGACTAACGCATTTCTGCAAGTAAAGCAGCTGCATCTCTCTCAGGGTAGTAATATATTTCTCATACCCCGCTGATAATTGAGTTTTATTAATGCCACTGATATACTGCTTATGTTCCGCCCAGAGCCCGCCTTTCGTATATAAAGGCGGACTTTATGCACGATTTAGCCAGTAATCCGGTTGCCTTCTTTATACTGTGTTTAAATTGCGAATTTGTCTTGACCTTTCTGTCGTATTATCCCAACTTTACGTTGCAAACCGGCAGCTCCGGCGCCCATGACCCTCTGGACCTTCGATTCAATCATTCTCCCCCGGGCCTTAACGACGCTTCAGTTAGCCCTTTAATAACGATTATGGCAATTTTAGAGAAAAATGGTGCCCTGCGCGGAACGGCAGGCACGGTAGTATTCCGAAGGTTCCGTACCCATACGGTGGTGCAGAAGCTTCCCGAGAGAAAGAAAGGACAGACCCTGGCCAGCCGCGCCAGCGCCTGCGAGTTCGGACTGGCCAGCACCTCGGCGGCCTCTATCCGCGATGCCCTGAATCCTGTCTTCCGCAACCGTCACGACGGGGCCATGGTGAACCGCTTCAACAGTGCGGTATACCACAGCATCTTAGGCAGCAGAACGGCTGCCCGGGGCAACCGTGACCTGCACGATGGCGACCTGGACTGCCTCAAGGGCTTTGAATTCAATGCTGAAAGTCCCCTGAATGAAGCACTGAAGGTAAAACCGGTGGTATCCCTCACCCCTGAAGGCAGGATCCGCATCCAGATGGATGCCCTCCACAGCAATACCGACCTGAAAGTACCGGCAAAGTTCAGGGAGATGACCGGCAGGTTCCGGCTGCGCTTTCTGGTCACAGCCCTCAACTTCCGCAGCGAATACTATGAATATGTGGCTGTAAAGGATGTGACAGTGATCAACGGGAGGGCCCTGGAGGCACAGGACTTCGAAATGGAAGGGACCATTCCCCAGGGATGTATGATACTGGTAACCTTGTCGCTGGAATGCCTGACCCGGAATGACATGGATGACAGCATCGAGCTGATCAATACCCTCTCGTTCAGTCCGGCAGCCATCATAGCGGCCTTTCAAATCGCTGAGGCAACACCTATGGGACAGTCGGAGGAAGCAAAGAAGCAGGCCTGGGACGATTATTCCATAATGAAAGGGTACTCTGGCAATACCTTGTTAGTGAAAATGGCCGAACTGGCCGAACAGGCGGCTGCAGGTCAGAAGAAACAGCGGGGGAAGCGATCAAGGGGCGGCTCCGTTGAAAGGGATCCTGGCGGTATGAAGAAGCAGGATGTCAGCACTTCGCAGAGTGATGAAGGGGCTTCTTTTGTGGTGATTGGCAAGAGGTTTGGGTTTTAAGGGATTTGTACTTTTTTCTTTGACCGCAAAGAAAAAAGCTACCAAAAAAGAAACTCGCGGCTGCTTTCATTGCTCTGAAAGAGGCTGCGGATACGGAGTTTAGCGCTGTCGCAATGAAAAAGGCCGCAGGATCGGTTATGGCAGGGCGGTGATCTCGTTACCTACCTATTCCCTCACGCTTTTTTATACTTTTAAGATTTAATTCTATATTGGGTGTGTGGCTTACTGATATTCAACTCCCGGCAAAGATTCATTCAGGTTTAATCTTCACAATCTTACCATCTTTAATGACTACCAGTTCGCTGTTTCGTTCTTTTTTAAACTTAATCAGCCTATCATAAGCCAGATCAAGGCCCGCAAGAATCCGTTCTCTCAATTCCTTTTGTTTTTCAAGCTTCGTCATAATATTGTTTTAACCTATTGAATTTGACATCGTTTACTACAATTAGCCCTCTCCCATCTTTTTGCGCAAGCAACTCATGCCGACCAAGTGAATTATCGAAAACTAATGCATCATCAACAATGGGAAGATAGATATTAAATAAATTATTGATTCCTTTATGATAGCGCCTTTCAATAACTTCCGGATCGATGTTATGTCCACCTTCCGCGACCCTACTTTTTACACGTTCCTTTGCTAACTCTACATTTTCTAACCAGAAAAAGAGCAGCATAGTTGAATAACCTTTCTGTTTTGCCTCTAGAATTTTATTCTTATAACTTCGGGTAGACAGTGTTGTTTCGAAAGCAAAACTTTCATTAGCCTTTAACAACT
The window above is part of the Arcticibacter tournemirensis genome. Proteins encoded here:
- a CDS encoding DUF3817 domain-containing protein; this translates as MKHLFKTRLGRLRLLGYLEGISLLILIFVAVPIKYLAHDPSVVKTLGPLHGALFLWFIFETTSVGIEEKWEFRQTTWKVLLACIIPFGTFYVDRTILKPADER
- a CDS encoding TetR/AcrR family transcriptional regulator; its protein translation is MFAKHTKWYLMSKASATRLNILQAAFDLIYRKGFQATSIDDIIATTHVTKGAFFYHFKNKEEMGLSIINEIMYPSMIPFMLRFLERPGDVRKNIYEMMKSLLLKAPSFKVEFGCPAVNLIEEMAPLNETFRKALSQLVVRWQKAIEEALIKAQAAGDISAQHNPKAISMYITSTYGGIRNMGKVFGRGSYNQFLKEFKKYLDTLN
- a CDS encoding cation:proton antiporter; amino-acid sequence: MGHLPKLIEDLALILVAAAITTLLFRRIKQPLVLGYIIAGFIVGPHLSLTPTVADTENVETLAEIGVIFLLFSLGLEFSFKKLMRVGGAASITAFVEIIFITVTGYFVGKAMGWTTMDSLFLGGMLASSSTTIIIKAFDELGVKTKQYARIVFGVLVVEDIVVILLMVLLSTVAVTNQFEGTEMLFMVGKLLFFLLLWFITGIFLLPTFLKKAKALLDEETLLILSIGLCLGMVVVATQVGFSAELGAFIMGSILAETTKAEKVEHLIKPVKDLFGAVFFVSVGMLIDPAAMVEYRWPILWVTLLTLLGKCFSTTLGALLSGQPLRQSVQVGMSMAQIGEFAFIVAALGLSLGVTSSFVFPVAVGASAITTFTTPYMIKFSPTFYNFLVRILPGKWESRLSNYSTSTQKIQAESNWKKVSKSYLSIVITNGIILLALMLLSLKFLQPFLNGYIAEDNTLNIVTLAVSLLVATPFLWALMTKGPNNMSYKELWLDRQYSHGPLLILEISRNIIGVLIIAFWVNQLFSGTVAILIAVSITIIVLFLFSKRIQRFYQRLEGRFLINLNAREIAAEEMNSSSDNILRRHFKPQQELSPWDAHMVDLEVNPQADYVGKTLEELGWREKYGVNIAYIKRGDRIIYAPGRTARLFPFDHVGVIASDEQMQAFKPVFDAKEHADSNGQIVEDIVVQKIVVDEHNKLKGLTIQNSGVRERTNGLIVGIERNKERIINPNSTTVFEWGDVVWIVGERHKIQKLNKVSGGI
- a CDS encoding zeta toxin family protein → MDEKSLYIIAGCNGAGKTTASFTILPEIIECREFVNADEIAKGLSPFQPEKVAIEAGRIMLSRINELLKANESFAFETTLSTRSYKNKILEAKQKGYSTMLLFFWLENVELAKERVKSRVAEGGHNIDPEVIERRYHKGINNLFNIYLPIVDDALVFDNSLGRHELLAQKDGRGLIVVNDVKFNRLKQYYDEA